One Stenotrophomonas oahuensis genomic region harbors:
- the coaE gene encoding dephospho-CoA kinase (Dephospho-CoA kinase (CoaE) performs the final step in coenzyme A biosynthesis.), whose protein sequence is MSRFVIGLTGGVAAGKSEVSRRFEALGVTVADADVAARAVVVPGSEGLRRIVAHFGAGMLLADGQLDRPALRERIFASPQERQALEAITHPAIRQMLREICEAAPGPYAVAAIPLLTEAGGREQYPWLNRILVVDAPVAVQHARLMLRDGVTAELADRMIAAQASREARIALADDVVVNDGHPQALEAEVVRLDGVYRGLAGIAR, encoded by the coding sequence ATGAGCCGGTTCGTGATTGGGTTGACCGGCGGCGTCGCCGCCGGCAAAAGTGAGGTCAGCCGGCGATTCGAGGCCCTGGGCGTTACCGTGGCCGACGCTGATGTGGCGGCCCGCGCGGTGGTGGTCCCCGGTAGCGAGGGGCTGCGGCGCATCGTTGCGCATTTCGGGGCGGGTATGTTGCTGGCGGATGGCCAGCTGGACCGCCCTGCCCTGCGCGAGCGGATCTTTGCCTCGCCGCAGGAGCGGCAGGCGCTGGAGGCGATTACCCACCCGGCGATCCGGCAGATGCTGCGTGAGATCTGTGAGGCTGCGCCTGGGCCGTATGCGGTGGCGGCGATTCCGCTGTTGACCGAGGCTGGGGGGCGGGAGCAGTACCCGTGGTTGAACCGCATTCTGGTGGTGGATGCGCCGGTGGCGGTGCAGCATGCGCGGCTGATGCTGCGCGATGGGGTTACGGCGGAGCTGGCGGATCGGATGATTGCGGCGCAGGCTAGCCGGGAAGCAAGGATTGCGCTGGCGGATGATGTGGTGGTGAATGATGGGCACCCTCAGGCGCTGGAGGCCGAGGTGGTGCGGTTGGATGGGGTTTATCGGGGGTTGGCTGGGATTGCGCGTTGA
- a CDS encoding sensor histidine kinase, translating into MPATGGRRRAPYRRRLRSRIIVSFVLLGFCLTTLFAFATNWARARVENQLVEDVMNRNIDEYARRFQFDPSRSPDLPVQQIRAFVYTPDKFDRVREERPEWAELPNGNHNVTGLEENGKAFSYKLAVRKTPEAWFFLAYDMTESIRVEQQLKRALFISVLVFSVLSLVLGWWSASKVMKPVSDLAARLRAYRGGTSDPEPLAPRFPDDEVGQLAQALDDYSARLTEVVQRDREFNADVSHELRTPLAVIRGATELLLTRPDLDPKVLQRLQRIQRAEQQCTDLIGSLLLLSRNERGQGNSNVWRVAEQLLEAHRAQLGGKPLELMLEGDRELVVDAPESALSVALGNLIGNAVKYSQEGSVRVNVTGDQVEVTDSGPGLSAEDAAKLFQRGYRGTHAGHSQGGGIGLSIVSRLCDLYGWQVSVRPGETRGVVATLKFSPAA; encoded by the coding sequence ATGCCGGCCACAGGGGGCCGTCGCCGCGCGCCATATCGGCGCCGGCTGCGCAGTCGCATCATCGTCTCGTTCGTGCTGTTGGGCTTCTGCCTGACCACGCTGTTTGCGTTCGCCACCAACTGGGCGCGGGCCCGGGTGGAGAACCAGTTGGTCGAGGATGTGATGAATCGGAACATCGACGAATATGCGCGTCGATTCCAGTTCGACCCCTCGCGCAGCCCCGACCTGCCGGTGCAGCAGATCCGCGCATTCGTGTACACGCCGGACAAGTTTGACCGGGTGCGCGAGGAGCGCCCCGAGTGGGCCGAGCTGCCCAACGGCAACCACAACGTGACGGGCCTCGAGGAGAACGGGAAGGCGTTCTCCTACAAGCTGGCCGTGCGCAAGACTCCCGAGGCGTGGTTCTTCCTCGCCTATGACATGACCGAGAGCATCCGCGTAGAGCAGCAGCTCAAGCGCGCGCTGTTCATTTCGGTACTGGTGTTCAGCGTGCTCTCCCTGGTGCTGGGCTGGTGGTCGGCGTCCAAGGTGATGAAGCCCGTCTCGGACCTGGCCGCACGCCTGCGCGCCTATCGCGGCGGCACCAGTGACCCCGAGCCGCTGGCTCCGCGCTTCCCCGACGACGAGGTCGGGCAGCTGGCGCAGGCGCTGGACGACTATTCCGCGCGCCTCACCGAGGTGGTGCAGCGCGACCGCGAGTTCAACGCCGACGTCAGCCATGAGCTGCGCACCCCGTTGGCGGTGATCCGCGGGGCGACTGAGCTGCTGCTCACCCGCCCGGATCTCGACCCCAAGGTGCTGCAGCGCCTGCAGCGCATCCAGCGTGCCGAACAGCAGTGCACCGACCTGATCGGCTCGCTACTGCTGCTGTCGCGCAACGAGCGCGGGCAGGGCAACAGCAACGTCTGGCGTGTCGCCGAGCAGCTGCTGGAAGCCCACCGTGCCCAGTTGGGCGGCAAGCCGCTGGAGCTGATGCTGGAAGGCGACCGCGAGCTGGTGGTGGACGCCCCCGAATCCGCGCTCTCGGTGGCGCTGGGCAACCTGATCGGCAACGCGGTGAAGTATTCGCAGGAAGGTTCGGTGCGGGTCAACGTGACCGGCGATCAGGTCGAAGTGACCGACAGCGGCCCCGGCCTCAGCGCCGAAGATGCCGCCAAGTTGTTCCAACGCGGTTACCGCGGCACCCATGCCGGCCATTCGCAGGGCGGCGGGATTGGCCTCTCCATCGTCAGCCGCCTGTGCGACCTGTACGGCTGGCAGGTGAGCGTGCGCCCCGGCGAAACGCGCGGCGTAGTCGCCACCCTGAAGTTCTCACCGGCGGCCTGA
- a CDS encoding type II secretion system F family protein, which yields MSVSRSAIKKEPVARSTSEMQPFVWEGTDKRGVKMKGEQVAKNANLLRAELRRQGINPQVVKQKPKPLFGSAGKPVNAKDIAFFSRQMATMMKSGVPIVSALEIIGSGHKNPRMKKMVDGIRTDIEGGSSLYEAISKHPVQFDELYRNLVRAGEGAGVLETVLDTVATYKENMEALKGKIKKAMFYPAMVIVVAILVSCILLIFVVPQFEQVFAGFGAELPAFTQMIVNLSRFMVSYWWLMGLIVGGAIFGFIFTYKRSPKLQHTMDRLILKVPVIGAIMNNSSIARFARTTAVTFKAGVPLVEALGIVAGATGNKVYEEAVLRMRDDVSVGYPVNMAMKQVNLFPHMVVQMTAIGEEAGALDTMLFKVAEYYEQEVNNAVDALSSLLEPMIMVFIGTIVGGMVIGMYLPIFKLGAVVG from the coding sequence ATGTCCGTTAGCCGTAGTGCAATCAAGAAAGAGCCCGTGGCGCGTAGCACCTCGGAGATGCAACCGTTTGTCTGGGAGGGGACCGACAAGCGGGGCGTAAAGATGAAAGGGGAGCAGGTGGCCAAGAATGCCAATCTGCTGCGTGCGGAGCTTCGCCGCCAGGGGATCAATCCCCAGGTGGTGAAGCAGAAGCCGAAGCCACTGTTCGGCTCAGCCGGTAAGCCTGTGAATGCAAAGGATATTGCGTTCTTCAGTCGGCAGATGGCGACCATGATGAAGTCCGGCGTGCCCATTGTGAGCGCCCTGGAAATCATCGGCAGCGGGCATAAGAACCCGCGCATGAAGAAGATGGTGGATGGCATCCGCACCGACATAGAGGGCGGCTCGTCCCTCTATGAGGCCATCAGCAAGCACCCTGTGCAGTTCGACGAGCTGTATCGGAATCTTGTGCGGGCCGGCGAAGGTGCCGGTGTGCTGGAAACCGTGCTCGACACGGTGGCCACGTACAAAGAGAACATGGAAGCCCTGAAGGGCAAGATCAAGAAGGCCATGTTCTACCCCGCGATGGTGATCGTGGTCGCCATTCTGGTGAGCTGCATCCTGCTGATCTTCGTGGTGCCGCAGTTCGAACAGGTGTTTGCGGGCTTCGGCGCGGAACTGCCGGCCTTCACCCAGATGATCGTGAACCTATCCAGGTTCATGGTGTCGTACTGGTGGCTGATGGGGCTGATCGTCGGCGGTGCGATCTTCGGCTTTATCTTCACCTACAAACGATCGCCCAAGCTGCAGCACACGATGGATCGATTGATCCTGAAGGTGCCGGTGATCGGGGCCATCATGAACAACAGCTCCATCGCCCGCTTCGCCCGTACCACGGCAGTGACCTTCAAGGCCGGTGTGCCGCTGGTGGAAGCCCTGGGCATCGTGGCTGGTGCCACAGGCAACAAGGTCTACGAAGAAGCCGTGCTGCGCATGCGTGACGACGTCTCGGTGGGCTACCCGGTCAACATGGCGATGAAGCAGGTGAATCTGTTCCCGCACATGGTGGTGCAGATGACCGCCATCGGTGAAGAAGCCGGTGCCCTGGACACCATGCTGTTCAAGGTGGCCGAGTACTACGAGCAGGAAGTGAACAACGCCGTGGATGCCTTGAGCAGCCTGCTGGAACCGATGATCATGGTGTTCATTGGTACCATTGTCGGTGGCATGGTCATCGGCATGTACCTGCCCATCTTCAAACTCGGTGCCGTCGTCGGCTAA
- a CDS encoding pilin: MKKQQGFTLIELMIVVAIIAILAAIALPAYQDYTVRSRVAEGMGLVSAAKVSVVENAANGNDFDSGYTPPEATDSTESVIIEGASGQITLTTTARAGGGTIIFVPTPALTVGEPPATNITWACTTGSLEAKYRPAECRG, encoded by the coding sequence ATGAAGAAGCAGCAGGGCTTTACCCTCATCGAACTGATGATCGTCGTCGCGATCATCGCCATCCTGGCCGCCATCGCACTGCCGGCTTACCAGGACTACACCGTCCGTTCGCGCGTTGCTGAAGGCATGGGTCTGGTCTCGGCTGCCAAGGTCAGCGTGGTTGAGAACGCTGCCAACGGCAATGATTTTGACAGCGGCTACACCCCGCCGGAAGCTACCGATAGCACCGAGTCTGTCATTATCGAAGGGGCCAGCGGCCAGATCACGCTGACCACCACCGCTCGCGCTGGCGGCGGTACCATCATCTTCGTTCCGACCCCGGCTCTGACCGTTGGCGAGCCGCCGGCTACGAACATCACCTGGGCTTGCACCACCGGTTCGCTGGAAGCCAAGTACCGCCCGGCTGAATGCCGCGGCTAA
- the pilB gene encoding type IV-A pilus assembly ATPase PilB — protein MNAIVTANLVGITGIARRLVQDGVLEEAAARDAMAKAAAAKQPLPQYFAEKKLVTAAQLAAANALEFGMPLLDVGVFDSAQSAISLVSEELLRKHHVLPLFKRGGKLFVGTSDPTHSLDEIKFHTNLVVEPILVDEEQIKRTLEQWQSKHDNLGGALGGGDDEMGDLDVTTGDEDGGSTDTGVDAKGDDTPVVKFVNKVLVDAIRKGASDIHFEPYEDDYRVRFRIDGLLKNVAKAPVKLNQRIAARLKVMSQLDIAEKRVPQDGRIKLNLSKTKQIDFRVSTLPTLFGEKIVLRILDGSAAKLGIDKLGYEPEQQRLFLEAIHKPYGMVLVTGPTGSGKTVSLYTALGILNDETRNISTAEDPVEIRLPGVNQVQQNNKRGMTFAAALRSFLRQDPDIIMVGEIRDLETAEIAVKAAQTGHMVLSTLHTNDAPQTIARLMNMGIAPFNITSSVTLVIAQRLARRLCGNCKRPANLPDHALLAEGFTQAQLDAGITLYEPVGCEECTEGYKGRTGIYQVMPMSEEISVIVLAGGNAIQIAEAAQKAGINDLRQSALVKAAAGTTSLAEINRVTKD, from the coding sequence ATGAACGCCATCGTCACCGCCAATCTTGTCGGCATCACCGGGATCGCCCGCCGTCTCGTTCAAGATGGCGTGCTTGAGGAGGCCGCTGCGCGCGATGCGATGGCCAAAGCGGCGGCGGCAAAGCAGCCGCTGCCCCAGTACTTCGCCGAGAAGAAGCTGGTGACGGCGGCGCAGCTGGCTGCAGCCAATGCGCTGGAGTTCGGTATGCCCTTGCTGGACGTGGGTGTGTTCGACAGTGCGCAAAGCGCGATCAGCTTGGTCAGCGAGGAGCTGCTGCGTAAGCATCACGTGCTGCCGCTGTTCAAACGCGGCGGCAAGTTGTTTGTGGGTACCAGCGATCCGACCCATTCGCTTGATGAGATCAAGTTCCACACCAACTTGGTGGTTGAGCCGATTCTGGTTGACGAAGAGCAGATCAAGCGCACGCTGGAGCAGTGGCAGTCCAAGCACGACAACCTGGGTGGGGCGTTGGGTGGTGGTGACGATGAAATGGGGGACTTGGATGTCACCACGGGCGACGAGGATGGCGGTAGCACTGATACGGGTGTGGACGCCAAGGGTGACGACACTCCTGTCGTGAAGTTCGTCAATAAGGTGCTGGTCGATGCCATTCGTAAGGGGGCTTCGGACATCCACTTTGAGCCATACGAAGACGACTACCGCGTACGCTTCCGTATTGATGGCCTGCTCAAGAACGTGGCGAAGGCCCCGGTCAAGCTCAATCAGCGCATTGCCGCTCGTTTGAAGGTCATGTCCCAGCTGGATATTGCTGAAAAACGCGTGCCGCAGGATGGACGCATCAAGCTCAACCTGTCCAAGACCAAGCAGATCGACTTCCGCGTAAGCACGCTGCCCACGCTGTTTGGCGAAAAGATCGTGCTGCGTATTCTGGATGGTAGCGCGGCCAAGCTGGGCATCGACAAGCTTGGCTACGAGCCGGAGCAGCAGCGTCTGTTCCTGGAAGCCATCCATAAGCCCTACGGTATGGTGCTGGTCACCGGTCCCACCGGTTCGGGTAAGACGGTGTCGCTGTACACCGCGCTGGGCATCCTCAACGACGAAACCCGCAACATCTCCACTGCCGAAGATCCGGTGGAAATCCGTCTGCCCGGCGTGAACCAGGTGCAGCAGAACAACAAGCGCGGCATGACCTTCGCCGCCGCGCTGCGCTCGTTCTTGCGTCAGGATCCGGACATCATCATGGTCGGCGAAATCCGAGATCTGGAAACGGCTGAAATTGCAGTCAAGGCGGCGCAGACCGGTCACATGGTGCTGTCCACCCTGCATACCAATGACGCGCCGCAGACCATCGCCCGACTGATGAACATGGGCATCGCGCCGTTCAACATCACCAGCTCGGTCACCTTGGTCATCGCCCAGCGTCTGGCCCGCCGCTTGTGCGGCAACTGCAAGCGGCCGGCAAACCTGCCGGACCATGCATTGCTCGCCGAGGGCTTTACCCAGGCTCAGCTCGATGCCGGTATTACCCTGTACGAACCCGTGGGTTGCGAGGAGTGCACCGAGGGCTATAAGGGTCGTACGGGTATCTACCAGGTGATGCCGATGAGCGAGGAGATCTCGGTGATCGTGCTGGCCGGTGGTAACGCCATCCAGATTGCCGAGGCGGCGCAGAAGGCGGGGATCAATGACCTGCGTCAGTCGGCCCTGGTCAAGGCTGCTGCGGGTACTACCAGCCTGGCCGAAATCAATCGTGTGACCAAAGACTGA
- a CDS encoding pilin, whose amino-acid sequence MKSIKGFTLIELMIVVAIIAILAAIALPAYQDYTVRARVTEALFLASSAKVTIGENINNRNALDATACRGVENMTTATQNVVSMECAGDGVLTIITTDKAGAVTLLLRPSYVPNDAIRWQCVRTAGENSHVPAQCRT is encoded by the coding sequence GTGAAAAGCATTAAGGGGTTCACCCTGATCGAATTGATGATCGTCGTGGCGATCATCGCCATCCTGGCCGCCATCGCGTTGCCGGCATATCAGGACTACACGGTCAGAGCAAGGGTCACCGAGGCGCTGTTCCTGGCCTCATCGGCCAAGGTGACAATCGGCGAGAACATCAACAACCGCAATGCGTTGGATGCGACAGCTTGTAGAGGTGTGGAGAACATGACCACGGCAACGCAAAATGTCGTGTCCATGGAATGCGCGGGCGATGGGGTCTTGACCATCATCACCACCGACAAGGCTGGTGCTGTGACGCTGCTGCTTCGCCCCAGCTACGTGCCCAACGATGCCATTCGCTGGCAATGCGTAAGAACTGCAGGCGAGAACAGCCACGTACCGGCCCAATGCCGTACTTGA
- a CDS encoding RHS repeat-associated core domain-containing protein — protein sequence MKATDTSQCSPVWTVYHWKVRTVECPAYMGWNGAECAAQGIANIWSSTIPCDQCDLRGNPVSVVSGSKVQRENDFSLGWLDFYRTLNSSYQTQGGIGRYWTHNLSMRLYGAGTAYAVVAYPSGSLMSFSGDEAVDGSGATLRSAGGGEYDLYLEDGRYRFNVSGRLSRIERYAGDTLSIEFDGKLRISRVVHSSGRIVEFGYDGTSAIGESELAYIKDLDGPLVTYAYDDEFRIRSATYRDGTSRRYLYEHPKYRFALTGIEDETGNRYATYAYNADGLAVSSEHAGSAQKATFSYLADGSTTYINALGSVEKVTFTAAQPYRKIASITTEAGTESWTYAPRTGTGSDFRRRVQSHTSRSGSVDTYTYQTLADPVYGTVSIKRKAEASNRPETRTTEVWKQRDINQMVKQVSPSRTVTWLRNPRGQITQETTQTPAGESRTTTQTYCEAVNAQAGCPVLGLLLSTDGPMHGTDDTVRYTYYPEDAPGCATSDAACTYRKGDLWKTIQPLGHVTEVLAYDGAGRPHMVMDANGVVTEYQYTPRGWMATATVRGTDDASGTYDRVTTMEYLPTGQLSKATAPDGTVVTYTYDAAQRLTAIGDGAGNRIEYTLDAAGNRVQEEYKGAGGEVKRTLSRVYNRLSQLVTSADGLANPTDFTYDAEGNVNSVVDALGRVSRREHDAFGRLTRQVDDEGGIAATVAMAYDSDDNQTQVIDPKQLPTTYAYNGFGDLLQQVSPDTGTTTFTVDAAGNRTTRTDARGVTATYQYDVLGRVTHIRYPDPTLDVAYTYDIAPAVCAANEQFSRGRVGTVIHAGGSTQYCRDRFGQLTRKVQTVNGVATTVRYGYTAGGRLATLTYPDGTVADYLRDSLGRISEVGVTRSGQARQVVVTNVTYAPFGPATGWTYGNGRTLQRPVDQDYRTIAVHDPAPGGLSVGYGYDAVGGITELTNGDGTEVLAQYSYDALGRLTQTKDGATGTPIETYEYDDTGNRTALTTNAGTEVYTYAPGSHRLTEVAGNPRSYDAAGNTLEVGTKSLEYGDSNRLGVVKIGGVVAEAYGYNDRGERVRRVSEEGDAQYSVYDEAGQWLGNYSSTGRVWQQAVWLDQYPVAILPAQDGHQAQLTFIQVDHLGTPRVAIDSARDVSVWAWSSKGEAFGDQAPSADTDGDGVEYQLNLRFPGQQYTAATELNYNYLRDYDPAVGRYIQSDPIGLAGGLSTYLYSGASPVESIDPLGLRDVDLGSGYKGRVDLYNKSNGVGFEIHVYDRRGNEVGVYGPNGWFNKHGKKAADVRVPAGVEAQCEVVATDYRRRIGDSLSPAMKRSMKMKKLLGWLPFWGPVIDTATTPSDRRVCDPMPNYPGCESL from the coding sequence ATGAAGGCCACTGATACTAGTCAGTGCAGCCCGGTATGGACCGTTTATCACTGGAAGGTTCGCACCGTGGAGTGTCCTGCGTATATGGGGTGGAACGGAGCCGAATGCGCCGCTCAGGGTATTGCGAACATTTGGTCATCAACCATCCCTTGCGACCAATGCGACCTGCGTGGCAACCCCGTCAGCGTCGTAAGTGGCAGCAAGGTCCAGCGCGAAAACGACTTCTCACTTGGTTGGCTCGACTTCTATCGCACCCTGAACTCCTCATACCAAACGCAGGGGGGGATTGGTCGTTATTGGACGCACAATCTCAGCATGCGGTTGTACGGCGCAGGTACCGCCTACGCCGTGGTGGCCTACCCCAGTGGAAGCCTGATGAGCTTCTCTGGCGACGAGGCAGTGGACGGCTCAGGTGCCACTCTTCGCAGCGCCGGTGGGGGCGAATACGACCTCTACCTTGAAGACGGCCGCTATCGCTTCAACGTCAGCGGCCGCCTTTCCCGCATTGAGCGCTACGCCGGCGACACGTTGAGCATCGAGTTCGACGGCAAGCTGCGCATCTCCCGCGTTGTTCACTCCAGCGGCAGAATCGTCGAGTTTGGTTACGACGGCACCTCGGCCATCGGCGAATCCGAGCTGGCCTACATCAAGGACCTGGACGGTCCACTGGTCACCTATGCCTACGACGATGAGTTCAGGATACGGAGCGCCACCTATCGCGACGGTACATCGCGTCGCTACCTGTACGAACATCCCAAGTACCGCTTCGCTTTGACGGGCATTGAAGACGAAACCGGCAACCGTTACGCCACCTACGCCTACAACGCGGATGGCCTGGCCGTCTCTTCCGAACATGCAGGCTCAGCCCAGAAAGCCACCTTCAGCTATCTTGCTGACGGCAGCACTACATACATCAACGCGCTGGGCTCAGTCGAGAAGGTGACCTTCACCGCAGCACAGCCTTACCGCAAGATCGCCTCCATCACCACGGAGGCGGGCACCGAGTCGTGGACCTATGCACCTAGAACCGGGACCGGAAGTGACTTTCGCCGGCGCGTGCAGTCGCACACCAGCCGGTCCGGTAGCGTGGACACGTATACCTACCAGACCCTGGCAGACCCGGTGTACGGTACGGTTTCGATCAAGCGCAAAGCCGAAGCCAGCAACCGCCCGGAAACCCGTACCACCGAAGTCTGGAAGCAACGCGACATCAATCAGATGGTGAAGCAGGTCAGCCCGTCCCGCACGGTCACATGGCTGCGAAACCCCCGCGGCCAAATCACCCAGGAAACCACCCAAACCCCGGCCGGCGAAAGCCGCACCACCACACAAACCTACTGCGAAGCCGTAAACGCACAAGCAGGCTGCCCAGTCCTCGGTCTCCTACTGTCCACAGACGGCCCCATGCACGGTACGGACGACACCGTGCGCTATACCTATTACCCGGAGGACGCACCCGGCTGCGCCACCAGCGACGCCGCCTGTACCTACCGGAAGGGCGACCTCTGGAAGACGATCCAGCCACTCGGTCACGTGACCGAGGTACTGGCCTACGACGGCGCTGGCCGCCCGCACATGGTGATGGACGCCAACGGCGTGGTCACCGAGTACCAGTACACCCCGCGCGGCTGGATGGCCACGGCCACGGTGCGCGGCACCGACGATGCCTCCGGCACATACGACCGCGTCACCACCATGGAGTACCTGCCTACCGGTCAGCTTAGCAAGGCCACTGCTCCGGATGGCACTGTGGTCACCTACACCTACGATGCCGCCCAGCGCCTCACCGCCATCGGCGACGGTGCTGGCAACCGCATCGAGTACACGCTGGATGCGGCCGGCAACCGGGTGCAGGAGGAGTACAAGGGGGCAGGCGGTGAGGTGAAGCGCACGCTGTCGCGCGTGTACAACCGCCTGAGCCAGCTGGTGACCTCGGCCGATGGCCTCGCCAACCCCACCGACTTCACCTACGACGCCGAAGGCAACGTGAACTCGGTGGTCGATGCGCTTGGCCGCGTCTCCCGCCGCGAGCATGATGCCTTCGGCCGCCTGACCCGTCAGGTAGACGACGAAGGCGGCATCGCCGCCACCGTCGCGATGGCCTATGACAGCGACGACAACCAGACCCAGGTCATCGACCCCAAGCAGCTGCCCACCACCTACGCCTACAACGGCTTTGGTGACCTGCTGCAGCAGGTCAGCCCGGACACCGGCACCACCACCTTCACGGTGGACGCCGCCGGCAACCGCACCACCCGCACCGACGCGCGCGGCGTCACTGCCACCTACCAGTACGATGTGCTGGGCCGCGTTACCCACATCCGCTATCCGGATCCCACGCTGGACGTGGCCTACACCTACGACATTGCCCCGGCGGTGTGCGCGGCGAACGAGCAGTTCAGCCGGGGCAGGGTGGGCACGGTGATCCATGCCGGCGGCAGCACCCAGTACTGTCGTGATCGCTTCGGCCAGCTCACCCGCAAGGTGCAGACGGTCAATGGCGTAGCCACCACCGTGCGCTATGGCTACACCGCCGGCGGCCGTCTGGCCACGCTGACCTACCCGGACGGCACCGTGGCCGACTACCTGCGCGACAGCCTGGGCCGCATCAGCGAGGTGGGCGTCACCCGCTCGGGGCAGGCCCGGCAGGTGGTGGTGACCAATGTGACCTATGCGCCATTTGGCCCGGCAACGGGCTGGACCTATGGGAACGGGCGGACCCTGCAGCGGCCGGTGGATCAGGACTACCGGACCATTGCGGTGCACGACCCGGCACCGGGCGGGTTGTCGGTGGGGTATGGGTATGACGCGGTGGGTGGGATTACTGAGCTGACCAATGGGGATGGCACGGAGGTGCTGGCGCAGTACAGCTATGACGCGCTTGGGAGGCTTACGCAGACCAAGGATGGGGCTACTGGGACCCCTATTGAAACCTACGAATACGACGATACGGGTAATCGGACGGCGTTGACGACGAATGCTGGAACGGAGGTTTACACGTACGCGCCAGGCAGTCACCGCCTCACCGAAGTGGCTGGAAACCCTCGAAGCTACGACGCTGCAGGAAATACCTTGGAAGTGGGAACAAAAAGTCTCGAGTATGGTGACTCGAATCGCCTCGGTGTGGTCAAGATCGGAGGTGTGGTTGCGGAGGCCTACGGCTACAACGATCGCGGTGAGCGTGTGCGCAGAGTCTCCGAGGAGGGCGATGCGCAGTACTCCGTGTACGACGAAGCAGGGCAATGGCTGGGCAACTACAGCTCAACCGGTCGCGTTTGGCAGCAGGCGGTATGGTTGGATCAGTATCCGGTGGCGATCTTGCCTGCGCAGGACGGCCATCAGGCGCAACTGACGTTCATTCAAGTTGACCATCTTGGTACGCCGCGCGTTGCCATTGACTCAGCTAGAGATGTCTCGGTGTGGGCTTGGAGCAGCAAGGGTGAAGCGTTTGGCGATCAAGCTCCAAGCGCGGATACTGATGGAGACGGCGTTGAGTATCAACTGAATCTGCGATTCCCAGGGCAGCAGTACACCGCTGCAACCGAGCTGAACTACAACTATCTCCGCGATTACGACCCGGCGGTAGGGCGCTACATCCAGAGTGACCCAATTGGCTTGGCAGGCGGGCTGTCCACGTACCTCTACTCTGGTGCCTCCCCTGTTGAGTCAATAGACCCGCTCGGACTGAGAGATGTCGATCTGGGGAGCGGGTACAAGGGTAGAGTCGATCTGTACAATAAGAGCAACGGCGTTGGATTCGAAATCCATGTATATGATCGCCGAGGTAACGAGGTTGGCGTGTATGGACCGAACGGCTGGTTCAATAAGCACGGCAAGAAGGCTGCGGATGTACGTGTTCCCGCCGGGGTGGAGGCTCAATGCGAGGTCGTGGCAACGGATTACCGGCGGCGAATTGGTGACAGCTTGAGCCCTGCAATGAAGAGGTCAATGAAGATGAAGAAGCTACTTGGCTGGCTACCGTTCTGGGGGCCGGTTATCGACACCGCAACCACCCCAAGCGATCGGCGAGTCTGCGATCCAATGCCCAATTACCCGGGGTGCGAAAGCCTATGA
- a CDS encoding prepilin peptidase, which translates to MAFLDQHPGLGYPAAAGLGLLIGSFLNVVILRLPKRLDWQWRRDAREVLEEEDIYEPPPPGIVVEPSHCPHCKHKLSWFENIPLFSWLALRGKCRHCHAPISIQYPLVELVTCLLVVASVWQFGFGWQGFGAIVLSCFLVALSGIDLRTQLLPDQLTLPLMWLGLIASVDNLYMPAKPALLGALVGYLSLWSVWWLFKQITGKEGMGHGDFKLLAALGAWCGLKGILPIILLSSVVGAIVGSVWLYARGRDKATPIPFGPYLAIAGWIVFMWGEPLIDGYMRMSGLR; encoded by the coding sequence ATGGCATTTCTTGACCAGCACCCCGGCCTCGGCTATCCCGCCGCGGCCGGACTGGGACTGCTGATTGGCAGTTTCCTGAACGTTGTCATCCTGCGTCTGCCCAAGCGGCTGGACTGGCAGTGGCGTCGTGACGCCCGCGAGGTGCTGGAAGAGGAAGACATCTACGAGCCGCCACCGCCGGGCATTGTGGTGGAACCGTCACACTGCCCGCACTGCAAGCACAAGCTGAGCTGGTTCGAGAACATTCCGCTGTTCAGCTGGCTGGCCCTGCGCGGCAAGTGCCGGCATTGCCATGCACCCATCTCCATCCAGTATCCGCTGGTGGAGCTGGTCACCTGCCTGTTGGTGGTGGCCAGCGTGTGGCAGTTCGGCTTTGGCTGGCAGGGCTTCGGGGCAATTGTGCTCAGCTGCTTCCTGGTGGCCCTGTCCGGCATTGACCTGCGCACCCAGCTGCTGCCCGACCAGCTCACCCTGCCCTTGATGTGGCTGGGGCTGATCGCCAGCGTGGACAACCTGTACATGCCGGCCAAACCGGCCCTGCTGGGGGCCCTGGTGGGCTACCTGTCGCTGTGGTCGGTGTGGTGGCTGTTCAAGCAGATTACCGGCAAGGAAGGCATGGGCCACGGCGACTTCAAGCTGCTGGCGGCGTTGGGGGCCTGGTGCGGGTTGAAGGGCATCCTGCCGATCATCCTGCTGTCGTCGGTGGTCGGGGCCATTGTTGGCTCGGTGTGGCTGTATGCCCGCGGCCGCGACAAGGCCACGCCGATTCCGTTCGGACCTTACCTGGCGATTGCCGGCTGGATTGTGTTCATGTGGGGCGAGCCGTTGATTGACGGCTATATGAGAATGTCCGGCCTGCGCTGA